In Brevundimonas subvibrioides, a genomic segment contains:
- a CDS encoding AAA family ATPase, whose amino-acid sequence MQFQRLRLVGFKSFVDPAEVQIEPGLTGVVGPNGCGKSNVLESMRWVMGANSAKAMRGTGMDDVIFAGASNRPPRNHAEVQLTIDNAQRKAPQPFTDSAVIEVSRRIDRGQGSTYRINGKEVRARDVQLLFADASTGANSPALVRQGQISELIAAKPQNRRRILEEAGGVAGLHTRRHEAELRLKAAETNLERLDDIGRELETALTRLKREARQAEKYKKISAEIRALQAALLFVRWNDARLAAEAAAEELAEADRAVAEATGAAARAQTAALAAQEGLKPAREEDAVAAALLHRASLERDRLDMAEQQARAEVDRLTAERQRIANDTEREIAMAGDAGAELARLGEALEGLTAEVEAAPERGPELERALAAAEDARRVADAEVERVAGTLAAVEARANAETARKRDAEARVARAQAALDAARREREALGPLETPELAEARVALEAATTALAEARAAVEAAEATRGDLARTEQEARTAARTAEDRLGRLQTEARGLASLLVSTRRDHPPALDRVSAAKGYEAALAAALGDDLDAALDPKAAAHWGGADAIPPVWPKGIEPLAAKVEAPDALAARLAFCGIADRAEAPRLARGMPPGARLVTREGDLFRWDGFVSRAEAPRPAAIRLAQRSRLSELEADIDAGKPALTEAQAALKAATEAFRASEEAVKTARLQPFAADKAVTAARERLEALGRDQARREARAQALDETLTRQTAEVEAAEAALAEAASVDTPAETQQALKDELTATRTAADAARSASAAARADRDAEARERDGREQRLTSLTRERDGWATRARDSTARIAALEADATRIAALLLQAARAPETLAAQRSKLMDALTAAETRRKAAADALSVAEGLAGEADRASRAADSAAAVAREARAGLAARAEAAAGRLTEAETNVRETAQMSPEDLGQKLTDDAIARPPDAAGAESLLYGLEREREHLGAVNLRAEDEAEEYGARLNTMRIERSDLTGAIARLRDGIDELNAEGRERLTAAFDVINDNFKSLFETLFDGGQAELKLVESDDPLEAGLEIFACPPGKRLSVMSLMSGGEQALTAAALIFAVFLANPAPVCVLDEVDAPLDDANVDRFCRMLNAMRNRTDTRFIVITHNPVTMSRMDRLYGVTMPERGVSQLVSVDLKQAETLVA is encoded by the coding sequence GTGCAATTCCAGCGCCTTCGGCTCGTCGGCTTCAAGTCCTTCGTCGATCCGGCCGAGGTGCAGATCGAGCCCGGCCTGACGGGCGTCGTCGGGCCGAACGGCTGCGGCAAGTCCAACGTGCTGGAATCCATGCGCTGGGTCATGGGGGCCAACTCGGCCAAGGCCATGCGCGGGACCGGCATGGACGACGTGATCTTTGCGGGGGCGTCGAACCGCCCGCCCCGCAACCATGCCGAAGTCCAGCTGACCATCGACAATGCGCAGAGGAAGGCGCCCCAGCCCTTCACCGACAGCGCCGTCATCGAGGTGTCGCGCCGTATCGACCGGGGCCAGGGCTCGACCTATCGCATCAATGGCAAGGAGGTGCGGGCGCGGGATGTGCAGCTGTTGTTCGCCGATGCCTCGACCGGAGCCAACTCTCCGGCTTTAGTGCGTCAGGGGCAGATCAGCGAACTGATCGCCGCAAAACCGCAGAACCGTCGGCGCATCCTGGAAGAGGCCGGCGGGGTCGCGGGACTGCATACGCGGCGGCATGAGGCGGAGCTGAGGCTCAAGGCCGCCGAGACCAATCTGGAGCGTCTGGACGACATCGGGCGCGAGCTGGAGACGGCCCTGACCCGGCTGAAACGCGAGGCGCGGCAGGCCGAGAAGTACAAGAAGATCTCGGCCGAGATACGGGCCCTGCAAGCGGCCCTGCTGTTCGTGCGCTGGAACGACGCGCGACTGGCGGCAGAGGCGGCAGCGGAGGAGCTGGCCGAGGCCGACCGGGCGGTGGCCGAGGCGACCGGTGCCGCCGCGCGCGCCCAGACGGCGGCCCTGGCGGCCCAGGAGGGGCTGAAGCCCGCGCGGGAGGAGGACGCGGTCGCGGCGGCCCTGCTGCACCGGGCCAGTCTGGAACGCGACCGGCTGGACATGGCGGAACAGCAAGCGCGGGCAGAGGTCGACCGTCTGACCGCCGAACGCCAGCGCATCGCCAATGATACCGAACGCGAGATCGCCATGGCCGGCGATGCCGGAGCCGAACTGGCACGGCTGGGCGAGGCGCTGGAGGGGCTGACGGCCGAGGTCGAGGCGGCACCGGAACGCGGCCCCGAACTGGAGCGGGCGCTGGCGGCCGCGGAGGATGCGCGCCGGGTGGCCGATGCCGAGGTCGAGCGGGTCGCCGGCACCCTGGCCGCGGTCGAGGCGCGGGCCAATGCCGAGACGGCCCGGAAACGCGACGCCGAGGCGCGGGTGGCGCGGGCGCAGGCCGCCCTCGATGCCGCCCGCCGCGAACGCGAGGCCCTGGGACCGCTGGAAACGCCGGAATTGGCAGAGGCGCGGGTCGCTCTGGAGGCGGCGACGACGGCACTGGCCGAGGCGCGCGCGGCCGTCGAAGCTGCGGAGGCGACGCGGGGCGATCTGGCCCGCACCGAGCAGGAGGCGCGGACCGCGGCGCGGACGGCCGAGGACCGACTGGGTCGGTTGCAGACCGAGGCGCGGGGGCTGGCGTCGCTGCTCGTCTCGACCCGCCGGGATCATCCGCCCGCGCTGGACAGGGTCTCGGCCGCGAAAGGCTATGAGGCGGCACTGGCGGCGGCGCTGGGCGACGATCTGGACGCCGCCCTGGATCCGAAGGCAGCGGCGCACTGGGGCGGGGCGGATGCCATTCCGCCGGTCTGGCCAAAGGGGATCGAACCCCTGGCGGCGAAGGTGGAAGCGCCGGACGCGCTGGCGGCCCGGCTGGCCTTCTGCGGCATTGCCGACCGGGCCGAGGCTCCACGTCTGGCCCGGGGGATGCCGCCCGGGGCCCGGCTGGTGACGCGCGAGGGGGACCTGTTCCGGTGGGACGGGTTCGTCAGCCGCGCCGAGGCCCCCCGCCCCGCCGCCATCCGCCTGGCCCAGCGGTCGCGGCTTTCGGAACTGGAGGCCGATATCGATGCCGGAAAGCCTGCACTGACGGAGGCGCAGGCGGCCCTGAAAGCGGCGACCGAAGCCTTCCGGGCCTCCGAGGAGGCGGTGAAGACCGCCCGTCTGCAGCCCTTCGCCGCCGACAAGGCCGTCACGGCGGCCCGCGAACGCCTCGAGGCGCTGGGCCGCGACCAGGCCCGGCGCGAGGCCCGGGCCCAGGCGCTGGACGAGACCCTGACCCGCCAGACCGCCGAGGTCGAGGCGGCGGAAGCCGCCCTGGCCGAGGCTGCCTCGGTGGACACGCCGGCGGAGACGCAGCAGGCGCTGAAGGACGAACTGACGGCTACCCGCACGGCGGCGGACGCAGCCCGATCGGCGTCGGCCGCGGCGCGGGCGGACCGGGACGCCGAGGCCCGCGAGCGCGACGGGCGCGAACAGCGTCTGACCAGCCTGACCCGCGAGCGCGACGGCTGGGCCACGCGCGCCCGGGACAGCACCGCCCGCATCGCCGCTCTGGAAGCCGATGCGACCCGCATCGCCGCCCTGCTGCTCCAGGCCGCGCGCGCGCCAGAGACGCTTGCGGCCCAGCGGTCGAAGCTGATGGATGCCCTGACCGCCGCCGAGACCCGTCGCAAGGCCGCCGCCGACGCCCTGTCGGTCGCAGAAGGGCTGGCCGGGGAAGCCGATCGCGCCAGCCGGGCCGCCGACAGCGCCGCCGCTGTCGCCCGGGAGGCCCGCGCCGGTCTGGCCGCCCGCGCCGAGGCCGCTGCCGGACGTCTGACCGAGGCCGAAACCAATGTGCGCGAGACGGCCCAGATGTCGCCCGAAGACCTGGGTCAGAAGCTGACCGACGACGCCATCGCCCGCCCGCCGGATGCGGCCGGGGCCGAGAGCCTTCTGTACGGGCTGGAGCGCGAGCGCGAGCATCTGGGGGCCGTCAACCTGCGCGCCGAGGACGAGGCGGAGGAGTACGGGGCGCGGCTGAACACCATGCGGATCGAACGGTCCGACCTGACCGGGGCCATCGCCCGCCTGCGTGACGGCATCGACGAGCTGAACGCCGAGGGCCGCGAGCGGCTGACCGCCGCCTTCGACGTCATCAACGACAACTTCAAGAGCCTGTTCGAGACCCTGTTCGATGGCGGTCAGGCGGAACTGAAGCTGGTCGAGAGCGACGATCCGCTGGAAGCAGGGCTGGAGATCTTCGCCTGTCCGCCGGGCAAGCGGCTGTCGGTCATGAGCCTGATGAGCGGGGGCGAGCAGGCCCTGACGGCGGCCGCCCTGATCTTCGCCGTCTTCCTGGCCAATCCGGCCCCGGTCTGCGTGCTGGACGAGGTCGACGCCCCGCTGGACGACGCCAACGTGGACCGCTTCTGCCGGATGCTGAACGCGATGCGCAACCGCACCGACACCCGCTTCATCGTCATCACCCACAACCCGGTGACCATGAGCCGGATGGACCGTCTGTACGGCGTCACCATGCCCGAGCGGGGGGTGTCGCAACTGGTCAGCGTGGACCTGAAACAGGCGGAGACCCTGGTGGCGTGA
- a CDS encoding thioredoxin domain-containing protein: MIRRLFLILALALAPISAAAQTTAAPPAVTASDRIMGRANAPVTVIEYASLVCSHCGEWHSTVYPEFKRQFIDTGRVRLVFRDLPTAPAPVAARAAGIARCAVPARFYDVLDAFFDGQDALFAGGAVATWYASGIAASGRTQAQIDACLADPATLAGVRASVTGAMAAGVEGTPTFFVNGRRVADSSLTGLTAAITPLLAPARRR; encoded by the coding sequence ATGATCCGACGGCTGTTTCTAATTCTGGCTCTTGCGCTGGCCCCGATCTCCGCGGCCGCCCAGACCACCGCCGCCCCGCCGGCCGTGACCGCCAGCGACCGCATCATGGGCCGGGCAAATGCCCCCGTGACGGTGATCGAATATGCGTCGCTGGTCTGCTCGCACTGCGGCGAGTGGCACAGTACCGTCTATCCGGAATTCAAGCGCCAGTTCATCGATACCGGCCGCGTCCGTCTGGTGTTCCGCGACCTCCCGACCGCGCCCGCGCCGGTCGCAGCCCGCGCCGCCGGGATCGCCCGCTGCGCTGTCCCGGCTCGCTTCTATGACGTGCTCGACGCCTTCTTCGACGGGCAGGACGCCCTGTTCGCCGGTGGAGCGGTCGCGACCTGGTATGCATCCGGCATCGCCGCCAGTGGCAGGACCCAGGCCCAGATCGACGCCTGTCTGGCCGACCCCGCCACGCTGGCAGGGGTGAGGGCTTCGGTCACCGGGGCGATGGCGGCCGGGGTCGAGGGTACGCCCACCTTCTTCGTCAACGGGCGCCGGGTCGCCGACAGTTCCCTGACCGGTCTGACCGCCGCGATCACGCCGCTTCTTGCGCCTGCGCGGCGACGTTAA